Proteins encoded within one genomic window of Flavobacterium sp. NG2:
- a CDS encoding HesA/MoeB/ThiF family protein — protein MSVIQDFLRYNRQVILPEIGDEGQEKLKKAKVLVIGAGGLGCPILQYIATAGVGTIGIVDFDKIEIHNLHRQILYTEDQIGLPKATTAKSTVEKLNPLIQVQAFEEKLTAENASRIIANFDLVVDGSDNFSTRYLVNDTCVALGKTLVYGSILGFEGQLAVFNHQGSKNLRDLFPEPPNPKDVPNCSFNGVLGTLPAMIGTMMAHETLKLIIGLPSLRNELILYSTLNWSFTKLNF, from the coding sequence ATGAGTGTAATTCAAGATTTTTTACGATACAACCGACAAGTCATTTTACCTGAAATAGGTGATGAAGGTCAGGAAAAATTAAAAAAAGCCAAAGTATTAGTCATTGGCGCTGGAGGCTTGGGCTGTCCAATTTTGCAGTACATAGCAACCGCAGGCGTAGGAACGATAGGCATTGTTGATTTTGACAAAATCGAAATTCACAACCTACACCGACAAATTTTATATACAGAAGACCAAATAGGATTACCAAAAGCTACAACAGCTAAAAGCACAGTTGAAAAACTCAATCCGTTAATTCAGGTTCAGGCTTTTGAAGAAAAACTCACAGCTGAAAATGCTAGCAGAATTATTGCCAATTTTGATTTGGTGGTGGATGGCTCAGATAATTTCAGTACACGCTACTTGGTCAATGATACCTGCGTGGCGTTAGGAAAAACTTTGGTGTATGGTAGCATCTTAGGTTTTGAAGGACAACTAGCTGTGTTCAATCATCAAGGCAGTAAAAACTTGCGTGATTTGTTCCCAGAACCACCCAACCCTAAAGATGTTCCCAATTGTAGTTTTAATGGTGTCCTGGGTACATTACCTGCCATGATTGGCACGATGATGGCGCATGAGACATTGAAATTGATTATTGGACTTCCGAGTTTGAGGAATGAATTGATTTTGTATAGTACGTTGAATTGGAGTTTTACTAAGTTGAATTTTTAG
- a CDS encoding phosphatase PAP2 family protein — MKKTFPFILLFFFISNTNGQQLDSISNHKKLSYKSFILPSALIGSGALLLNSQFNRDNQERSNSLFGSNFHTQVDNITVFMPLLQIYTGELLGFDARHTIKHRTVDVVTANALSYGLVTILKNSVKSTRPDGSDQLSFPSGHTAIAFTNAALLYQEYKDANFWYASSGFVFATATGILRIANNKHFSSDVLAGAGIGLASGILVSYYNPLQKLHFGKKGTAFICPQFGNLIGIGTIIRPNF; from the coding sequence ATGAAAAAAACATTTCCTTTTATCCTGCTCTTCTTTTTTATTTCCAATACAAATGGGCAACAACTGGATTCTATTTCAAATCACAAAAAACTTAGCTACAAATCGTTTATCCTACCTAGCGCTTTGATAGGTTCAGGAGCGCTATTGCTAAACAGCCAATTCAATCGTGACAATCAAGAGAGATCGAATTCTCTTTTTGGTTCTAATTTCCATACTCAGGTAGACAACATCACTGTTTTCATGCCTCTACTTCAAATTTACACTGGAGAATTACTTGGTTTTGACGCTAGGCATACGATTAAACATAGAACCGTTGATGTGGTTACTGCTAATGCGTTAAGTTATGGATTGGTTACTATTCTCAAAAACAGCGTCAAATCTACTAGGCCAGATGGTTCTGACCAACTGAGTTTTCCTTCGGGGCATACGGCGATTGCTTTTACCAATGCAGCCCTATTGTATCAAGAATATAAGGATGCTAATTTTTGGTATGCCAGTAGCGGTTTTGTATTTGCTACAGCAACCGGAATATTGCGTATTGCCAACAACAAACACTTTAGTTCGGATGTATTGGCAGGAGCAGGAATTGGATTGGCTTCGGGGATTTTAGTATCTTATTACAATCCTTTACAAAAGCTTCACTTTGGAAAAAAGGGAACTGCCTTTATTTGTCCTCAATTTGGAAATCTAATAGGGATTGGAACTATCATTCGACCTAACTTTTAG
- the thiC gene encoding phosphomethylpyrimidine synthase ThiC, translated as MNNEEKISRQPFPNSTKVYIDGEIHPIKVAMREIHLSDTKLSKGGVEKNPPVTVYDTSGPYTDPDIEIDVRKGLPRIREQWILDRGDVEELTEISSNYGKERLNDEKLNHLRFEYLHKPMRAKKGANVTQLYYAKQGIITPEMEYIAIRENQRIEQLETAQKAMQCQHAGHSFGANTPKNKITPEFVRSEIAAGRAIIPNNINHPESEPMIVGRNFLVKINANIGNSAVTSSIEEEVEKAVWACRWGADTIMDLSTGKNIHETREWIIRNAPVPIGTVPIYQALEKVNGIAEDLTWEVFRDTLIEQAEQGVSYFTIHAGVLLRYIHLTANRVTGIVSRGGSIMAKWCLFHHKENFLYTHFEEICEIMKQYDVAFSLGDGLRPGSIADANDAAQFAELETLGELTKIAWKHDVQVFIEGPGHVPMHMIKENMDKQLEHCSEAPFYTLGPLTTDIAPGYDHITSAIGAAMIGWYGCAMLCYVTPKEHLGLPNKKDVKDGVITYKIAAHAADLAKGHPGAQYRDNALSKARFEFRWEDQFNLSLDPDTAREFHDETLPADGAKVAHFCSMCGPKFCSMKISQEIRDVEEAKKGMQEKSEEFIEQGKEIYS; from the coding sequence ATGAACAACGAAGAAAAAATATCAAGACAGCCCTTCCCGAATTCGACTAAGGTATATATCGATGGTGAAATTCACCCGATAAAAGTCGCTATGCGCGAAATTCACCTTTCTGACACTAAACTTTCCAAAGGTGGCGTAGAGAAAAATCCACCAGTAACGGTTTACGACACTTCTGGTCCTTACACAGACCCGGATATCGAAATTGATGTGCGCAAAGGATTGCCTCGCATCCGTGAGCAATGGATTTTAGACCGTGGTGATGTGGAAGAATTAACTGAAATTAGTTCAAACTATGGTAAAGAGCGTTTGAATGATGAAAAATTAAATCATTTGCGTTTTGAATACCTACACAAACCGATGCGTGCCAAAAAGGGGGCTAATGTTACCCAATTGTATTACGCTAAACAAGGTATCATCACACCAGAAATGGAATACATCGCCATTCGTGAAAACCAACGTATCGAACAATTAGAAACGGCTCAAAAAGCGATGCAATGCCAACACGCAGGACATAGTTTTGGTGCCAATACCCCTAAAAACAAAATCACTCCTGAGTTTGTTCGTAGCGAAATTGCAGCGGGTCGCGCCATCATCCCAAACAACATCAACCACCCTGAGAGTGAACCGATGATTGTAGGTCGTAATTTCTTGGTAAAAATTAATGCTAATATCGGAAATAGTGCCGTGACCTCTTCTATTGAAGAAGAAGTAGAAAAAGCAGTTTGGGCTTGCCGTTGGGGAGCTGACACCATTATGGATTTATCGACAGGTAAAAACATTCACGAAACCAGAGAATGGATCATCCGTAATGCACCAGTGCCAATTGGAACGGTGCCAATTTACCAAGCCTTAGAAAAAGTAAACGGTATTGCCGAAGACTTGACTTGGGAAGTTTTCCGCGATACATTGATTGAACAAGCAGAACAAGGAGTTTCCTATTTTACGATTCATGCTGGAGTATTGTTGCGTTACATTCATTTAACTGCTAATCGTGTTACGGGAATCGTATCTCGTGGAGGGTCGATTATGGCTAAATGGTGTTTGTTTCACCACAAAGAAAACTTCTTGTACACGCATTTTGAGGAAATTTGCGAAATCATGAAACAATACGATGTGGCTTTCTCTCTTGGAGATGGATTGCGTCCAGGTTCGATTGCGGATGCCAATGATGCTGCACAGTTTGCCGAATTAGAAACACTTGGTGAATTGACTAAAATCGCTTGGAAACACGATGTGCAAGTATTCATCGAAGGACCGGGTCACGTACCGATGCACATGATTAAAGAAAATATGGACAAGCAATTGGAACATTGTTCTGAAGCGCCATTTTACACTTTAGGTCCTTTAACAACTGATATTGCTCCAGGTTACGACCATATTACCTCAGCCATTGGTGCTGCGATGATTGGTTGGTACGGATGTGCGATGTTGTGCTATGTAACTCCAAAAGAACACCTTGGTTTACCAAATAAAAAAGACGTAAAAGACGGTGTAATCACCTATAAAATTGCAGCCCACGCTGCCGACTTGGCCAAAGGACATCCGGGAGCACAATACCGTGACAACGCCTTGAGTAAAGCCCGTTTTGAATTCCGCTGGGAAGACCAATTCAACTTATCATTAGACCCAGACACGGCTCGTGAATTCCACGATGAAACCTTGCCTGCTGATGGTGCCAAAGTTGCGCATTTCTGCTCGATGTGTGGTCCAAAATTCTGCTCGATGAAAATCTCTCAAGAAATTCGCGATGTCGAAGAGGCTAAAAAAGGAATGCAAGAGAAATCAGAAGAATTTATCGAACAAGGAAAAGAAATTTATTCATAG
- a CDS encoding thiazole synthase, with translation MAMSSFKIGDKTLESRLFLGTGKFGSNVQMEEAILASESELVTVALKRVDLETDTDAILSHLKHPRINLLPNTSGARNAKEAVFAAQLAREALETNWLKLEIHPDPRYLLPDPIETLKATEELAKLGFIVLPYIHADPVLCKRLEDAGTAAVMPLGSPIGSNKGLKTIDFLEIIIEQSNVPVIIDAGIGAPSDAAKAMELGADAVLVNTAIAVAGNPKLMAEAFKEAVIAGRKAYEAKLGQQYKQAVASSPLTAFLYE, from the coding sequence ATGGCTATGTCATCGTTTAAAATAGGAGACAAAACATTAGAATCTCGCTTGTTTTTAGGAACAGGAAAATTTGGTTCGAATGTCCAAATGGAAGAAGCTATTCTGGCCTCTGAAAGCGAATTAGTAACAGTAGCTTTGAAGCGAGTGGATTTAGAAACTGACACGGATGCAATCTTGTCGCATTTGAAACACCCCAGAATCAATTTGCTACCCAATACCTCAGGCGCTCGAAATGCCAAAGAAGCCGTTTTTGCAGCACAACTGGCAAGAGAAGCTTTGGAAACCAATTGGCTAAAACTTGAAATCCATCCTGACCCAAGGTATTTACTTCCTGACCCCATTGAAACGTTAAAAGCTACAGAAGAGTTGGCAAAATTAGGTTTTATCGTTTTGCCTTATATCCATGCCGACCCTGTTTTGTGCAAGCGATTAGAAGATGCAGGCACCGCTGCTGTGATGCCGTTAGGTTCCCCAATTGGCAGTAACAAAGGACTAAAAACAATTGATTTTTTAGAAATTATTATCGAACAATCGAATGTTCCTGTGATTATCGATGCGGGAATTGGAGCGCCTTCCGATGCTGCTAAAGCCATGGAATTAGGTGCCGATGCGGTATTGGTAAACACAGCCATTGCCGTTGCTGGAAATCCTAAATTAATGGCCGAAGCTTTTAAAGAAGCGGTCATTGCAGGACGCAAAGCATACGAAGCAAAACTAGGACAGCAATACAAACAAGCCGTAGCTTCGAGTCCTTTGACGGCATTTTTGTACGAATGA
- a CDS encoding hydroxymethylpyrimidine/phosphomethylpyrimidine kinase, producing the protein MSTNRPFVLSIAGFDPSAGAGVLADIKTFEQHQVYGFAINTANTIQTETDFVSIEWTAIELVLQSIETLFQNYDIKAVKIGIVPSLDYLKKIVLLLHRLSPNTKIIWDTVLKSTTEFHFLTIENQNDLVTILDKIELITPNYEEIQKLVPTEKNIENSIENLSKHCSVLLKGGHNPSEIGVDFLYIKDRFYRLLPKNTVVYPKHGSGCVLSAAITAQITLEQNLLSACIKGKEYTENFLVSTQNQLGYHHA; encoded by the coding sequence ATGTCAACAAATCGCCCTTTCGTACTAAGCATTGCAGGTTTTGACCCATCAGCAGGGGCGGGCGTTCTGGCTGATATTAAAACTTTTGAACAACATCAGGTGTATGGTTTTGCGATAAATACCGCCAATACGATTCAAACTGAAACGGATTTTGTTTCCATTGAGTGGACTGCTATCGAATTAGTATTACAGTCTATCGAAACGCTATTTCAAAACTATGACATAAAAGCCGTAAAAATTGGCATTGTTCCGTCCTTGGACTATTTAAAAAAAATTGTTTTGCTTCTCCATAGGCTTTCGCCAAATACCAAAATAATTTGGGACACGGTATTAAAATCAACCACCGAATTCCATTTTTTAACGATTGAAAACCAAAATGATTTGGTTACCATTTTAGACAAAATAGAATTGATAACGCCCAATTATGAGGAAATTCAAAAATTGGTTCCCACCGAAAAAAACATTGAGAATAGCATCGAAAACCTATCCAAACATTGTTCGGTTTTATTAAAAGGAGGTCATAATCCTTCTGAAATTGGAGTCGATTTTTTATACATCAAAGACCGTTTTTATAGGCTTTTGCCAAAAAACACTGTCGTCTATCCCAAACATGGTTCGGGTTGTGTCTTATCCGCTGCGATAACGGCCCAAATTACCTTGGAACAAAATTTACTTTCTGCCTGCATCAAAGGCAAAGAGTACACCGAAAACTTTTTAGTATCAACTCAAAATCAATTAGGATACCATCATGCTTAA
- the aat gene encoding leucyl/phenylalanyl-tRNA--protein transferase, which produces MVHLSQELFFPPVSQANYDGIVAIGGDLSAERLQLAYRSGIFPWFEDGDPIIWWSPNPRMVLFLDELKVTKSMRNILNRNIFKVTFNQEFRAVISNCQKVKRSGQNGTWITNDMIDAYCNLHELGIAKSVEVWQNDELVGGLYGVDMGHIFCGESMFSKVSNASKVAFITLVEKLRNENYKLLDCQVYNEHLESLGCREIEREAFIEILRSDI; this is translated from the coding sequence ATGGTTCATTTGTCTCAAGAATTATTTTTTCCACCCGTTTCTCAGGCTAATTACGACGGAATCGTAGCCATTGGCGGTGATTTATCAGCTGAAAGATTGCAACTTGCCTATAGGAGTGGGATTTTTCCATGGTTTGAGGACGGAGATCCCATTATTTGGTGGTCACCTAATCCTCGTATGGTGCTTTTTTTGGACGAACTTAAAGTAACTAAAAGTATGCGAAACATCCTCAATCGCAATATTTTCAAGGTCACATTCAATCAGGAATTCAGAGCGGTCATTTCCAACTGCCAAAAAGTAAAACGCAGCGGTCAAAATGGTACTTGGATTACGAACGATATGATTGATGCCTATTGTAATTTGCACGAATTAGGAATAGCTAAATCTGTTGAAGTTTGGCAAAATGATGAATTAGTAGGCGGTTTGTACGGCGTGGATATGGGGCATATTTTCTGTGGTGAAAGTATGTTTTCCAAAGTATCGAATGCTTCCAAGGTGGCCTTTATAACTCTAGTCGAAAAATTAAGAAATGAAAACTACAAACTCCTAGATTGCCAGGTATACAACGAACATCTAGAGAGTTTAGGCTGCCGTGAAATTGAGCGAGAAGCGTTTATAGAGATTCTTAGAAGTGATATTTAA
- a CDS encoding thiamine phosphate synthase: protein MIVITHPTAVANEINTIHQLFEHGLELLHIRKPEFSASDMQSFVKEIGSEYAHQLVLHSHHQLAEDLGISRLHFTEKMRQNLSAETLYDYNEKKVYLSASAHSILAFNELRIFYQYAFLSPVFPSISKSNYQSETDLLQTLAQRTNFNTKLVALGGIDDSTMPTVLKAGFDEVAVLGTIWLSSNPIQNFKSCQQIALSY, encoded by the coding sequence ATGATTGTCATCACACATCCAACTGCGGTAGCAAATGAAATCAACACCATCCATCAGCTTTTTGAGCATGGACTGGAGTTGTTACATATTCGAAAACCTGAATTTTCAGCTTCGGATATGCAATCATTCGTAAAAGAAATTGGAAGTGAATATGCTCACCAACTCGTTTTGCATAGCCATCATCAGCTAGCCGAAGATTTGGGGATTAGCCGTCTGCATTTTACAGAAAAAATGAGACAAAATCTTTCTGCTGAAACGCTGTATGATTACAATGAAAAAAAGGTGTATTTATCAGCTTCTGCCCATTCGATATTGGCATTTAATGAGTTAAGAATCTTTTATCAATATGCGTTTTTAAGCCCTGTATTTCCAAGTATTTCCAAATCGAATTACCAATCGGAAACCGACCTCTTGCAAACATTAGCTCAACGTACCAATTTCAATACAAAATTAGTTGCATTAGGAGGTATTGACGATTCCACCATGCCCACGGTACTAAAAGCAGGTTTTGATGAAGTGGCCGTTTTAGGGACAATATGGCTCAGTTCAAATCCAATTCAAAATTTCAAATCATGTCAACAAATCGCCCTTTCGTACTAA
- a CDS encoding thiamine phosphate synthase, protein MLNRLQYISQGNTVEEQLYNIHQALDHGCDWIQMRFKTTVEKDLLTLAEATKTLCQEYLATLIINDNVRLAKEIDADGIHLGLTDMAIPEARTILGDAKIIGGTANTYENILSHVANGCDYVGLGPFRFTTTKDKLSPILGLEGYQKILDQLQQEQIKIPVFAIGGIQLEDVESIIKTGIHGIAVSGLLTNSDSKTKLITQLNEKLYGYVIV, encoded by the coding sequence ATGCTTAATCGTTTACAATATATCTCGCAAGGAAACACTGTCGAAGAGCAGTTATACAACATTCATCAGGCTTTAGACCATGGTTGTGACTGGATTCAAATGCGATTCAAAACCACGGTTGAAAAAGACCTTTTAACCTTGGCCGAAGCCACAAAAACACTGTGCCAAGAATATCTGGCTACCTTAATCATCAATGACAATGTGCGTCTAGCCAAAGAAATAGATGCTGACGGAATTCATTTAGGCTTAACCGATATGGCAATTCCAGAAGCACGAACTATTTTGGGCGATGCCAAAATTATTGGAGGCACCGCAAATACCTACGAAAACATCCTTAGCCATGTGGCAAACGGTTGCGATTATGTAGGTTTAGGGCCTTTTCGTTTTACAACAACCAAAGACAAACTAAGTCCTATTTTAGGTTTAGAAGGCTATCAAAAAATTCTTGACCAACTCCAACAAGAGCAAATCAAAATACCTGTATTTGCCATTGGCGGTATTCAGCTTGAGGATGTCGAATCCATCATCAAAACAGGAATTCACGGGATTGCCGTTTCTGGATTGTTGACCAACAGCGATTCCAAAACAAAATTAATCACACAACTTAACGAAAAATTATATGGCTATGTCATCGTTTAA
- the thiH gene encoding 2-iminoacetate synthase ThiH, whose translation MKTFKSVFEQYNWDEIQTRIYQTTSKQVEQALAKTKRNLDDFLALISPAAQPYLEPMAQECHELTKKRFGKTIQMYAPLYLSNECQNICTYCGFSLDNKIKRKTLLDSEIKQEVEALKKLGFDHVLLVTGEANYTVNINYFLNAIELIKNDFSIISVEVQPLSQEEYERLHEAGVYSVLVYQETYHQEVYKKYHTKGKKSNFDFRLDTPDRIGKAGIHKIGLGVLLGLEDWRTDSFFNALHLDYLQKNYWRTKYSVSFPRLRPAEGIIEPNFIMDDKDLTQLICAYRLWNEDLEISISTRENEKFRNNIIPIGTTSMSAGSKTNPGGYVVDPQSLEQFEISDERSVAEIAQIITEKGYEPVWKDWERSYF comes from the coding sequence ATGAAAACATTTAAATCCGTTTTTGAACAATACAATTGGGACGAAATTCAAACCAGAATCTACCAAACTACTTCCAAGCAAGTTGAACAAGCCTTGGCGAAAACCAAACGCAATTTGGATGATTTTTTGGCGTTGATTTCCCCAGCTGCACAACCTTATTTGGAGCCAATGGCACAAGAATGTCATGAATTAACCAAGAAACGTTTTGGAAAAACCATACAGATGTATGCGCCTTTGTATTTGAGCAATGAGTGTCAAAATATTTGCACCTATTGCGGTTTTAGTTTGGATAACAAAATCAAACGCAAAACCTTACTGGATAGCGAAATCAAACAAGAAGTTGAAGCCTTAAAAAAACTAGGATTTGACCATGTTTTATTAGTTACTGGCGAAGCGAATTATACGGTAAATATCAATTATTTCTTGAATGCTATCGAACTGATAAAAAATGATTTTTCGATTATTTCAGTCGAAGTGCAACCGCTATCGCAAGAAGAATACGAGCGTTTGCATGAGGCGGGAGTCTATTCGGTTTTGGTATATCAAGAAACCTACCATCAGGAGGTTTATAAAAAATACCACACCAAGGGAAAGAAATCTAATTTTGATTTCCGTCTAGACACTCCTGATCGCATTGGAAAAGCAGGAATTCACAAAATAGGATTAGGCGTTTTATTAGGATTAGAAGATTGGCGTACCGATAGTTTTTTCAATGCTTTGCATTTGGATTATTTGCAAAAAAATTATTGGAGAACCAAATATTCGGTTTCGTTTCCTAGACTGCGTCCCGCCGAAGGTATTATCGAACCTAATTTCATTATGGATGACAAGGATTTGACTCAACTGATTTGTGCGTACCGTTTGTGGAATGAGGATTTGGAAATTTCGATTTCAACTCGTGAGAATGAAAAATTCCGAAACAACATTATCCCTATTGGAACAACAAGTATGAGTGCTGGTTCCAAAACCAATCCAGGTGGTTATGTGGTTGACCCGCAATCATTGGAACAATTCGAAATAAGTGATGAACGTTCCGTGGCTGAAATCGCCCAAATCATTACTGAAAAAGGATACGAACCTGTTTGGAAAGATTGGGAGAGAAGTTATTTTTAG